From Vigna unguiculata cultivar IT97K-499-35 chromosome 5, ASM411807v1, whole genome shotgun sequence, the proteins below share one genomic window:
- the LOC114184487 gene encoding uncharacterized protein LOC114184487 — translation MPRAKRIRNLLKAAKGTLEIQHISPSSEHSIGNYVEPTPESEPERVGPKKGRQSSHYWSVEAIDEHGLRQNVKVKVKDALNMPSGLRVIVNYDDKYQPIGEASALLARVCGLLAANHIMFPISFERWSAMPDTYKDNMRESSLKTNEDLAKRDVLFKIGKLWREYRCKLWNEFYDPLVSRNELIKNVPESLNMEQWAAFVDYHLKPSTMDLCKKNRDIRKRQSIPYTGGAMSLSRRRDNLKIETGRNVGRAEL, via the exons ATGCCTAGagctaaaagaattaggaactTGCTTAAGGCAGCCAAAGGAACCCTTGAAATTCAGCACATTTCACCTAGTTCAGAACATTCTATAGGAAATTATGTGGAG CCAACTCCTGAATCTGAACCTGAAAGAGTAGGTCCAAAAAAAGGAAGGCAATCAAGCCATTATTGGTCGGTGGAAGCTATAG atGAGCATGGACTTAGACAAAATGTGAAGGTCAAGGTTAAGGATGCTCTTAATATGCCTAGTGGATTACGTGTGATCGTAAACTATGACGATAAATATCAACCGATTGGAGAAGCATCCGCTTTACTTGCAAGAGTGTGTGGATTGCTAGCAGCAAATCATATTATGTTCCCTATAAGTTTTGAAAGATGGTCAGCTATGCCAGATACTTATAAGGATAATATGCGAGAAAGTTCCTTAAAG ACAAATGAAGACTTAGCAAAAAGAGACGTTTtgtttaaaattggaaaactcTGGAGGGAGTATAGATGTAAGCTTTGGAATGAATTTTATGACCCACTTGTTAGCAGAAATGAACTCATCAAGAATGTTCCAGAAAGTCTTAATATGGAACAGTGGGCTGCTTTTGTTGATTATCATCTCAAGCCTTCCACAATG gaTTTGTGTAAGAAAAATAGAGATATCAGGAAAAGACAAAGTATTCCTTACACTGGTGGTGCTATGTCTTTGTCAAGAAGAAGGGATAATTTG AAAATTGAGACTGGTAGGAATGTTGGGCGAGCCGAACTGTAG